One window from the genome of Leptospira broomii serovar Hurstbridge str. 5399 encodes:
- the rplD gene encoding 50S ribosomal protein L4: MKAQKYSKEGKLLSEIELPAAVFESKYSSGAIYDAIKAENANLRSGNHHTKTRAEVSGGGKKPWAQKGTGRARQGSIRAPQWVGGGTVHGPRTRDYSYKISPKVKRRAVLSILNKKAQGAAIKVVEDLDPKEFSTKSFATLFNNIGLKNTGVIGFVVGGESEFVKKSVRNIPTVKYINSKRISIRDILYNRNLVITEGALGEILKHYGEGK, translated from the coding sequence ATGAAAGCACAGAAGTACTCAAAAGAAGGAAAGCTGCTCTCGGAAATCGAATTGCCTGCGGCAGTTTTCGAATCCAAGTATAGCAGCGGAGCGATCTACGATGCCATTAAGGCTGAGAACGCTAACCTACGTTCCGGGAACCACCACACTAAAACCCGCGCGGAAGTTTCGGGCGGCGGTAAAAAACCCTGGGCTCAAAAAGGAACCGGTCGCGCTCGCCAAGGTTCCATTCGCGCTCCTCAATGGGTCGGTGGTGGAACCGTTCACGGACCGAGAACAAGGGATTATTCCTATAAAATTTCCCCGAAGGTAAAGCGACGCGCTGTGCTTTCGATTTTGAATAAAAAAGCCCAAGGCGCTGCGATTAAAGTCGTAGAGGATTTGGATCCTAAGGAATTCAGCACGAAGTCCTTTGCTACTTTGTTCAATAATATCGGACTAAAGAATACCGGAGTGATCGGTTTCGTAGTAGGCGGTGAAAGCGAATTCGTTAAGAAGTCGGTTCGTAATATTCCTACAGTGAAATACATCAACTCCAAGCGTATTTCGATTCGGGACATTCTTTATAATAGAAACCTAGTGATTACAGAGGGCGCTTTAGGCGAGATCCTCAAGCACTATGGGGAAGGTAAATAA
- the tuf gene encoding elongation factor Tu — MAKEKFDRSKPHLNVGTIGHVDHGKTTLTAAITTTLAKVLGGKNKAVAYDQIDNAPEEKARGITIATSHQEYETANRHYAHVDCPGHADYVKNMITGAAQMDAAILVVSATDGPMPQTKEHILLARQVGVPYIIVYINKADMLADDEREEMIQMVEMDVRDLLNKYNFPGDDTPIVYGSALKALEGDDSELGTKSIIKLMEALDTYVPNPKRIVDKPFLMPVEDVFSITGRGTVATGRVEQGTLKINDEVEIVGIRPTTKTVVTGIEMFRKLLDSAEAGDNIGALLRGTKKEDIERGQVLAKPGSITPHKKFNAEVYVLTKDEGGRHTPFFNNYRPQFYFRTTDITGVCNLPSGMEMVMPGDNVTMSIELIHPIAMDKGLKFAIREGGKTIGSGVVAEITE, encoded by the coding sequence ATGGCTAAGGAGAAATTCGACAGGTCCAAACCTCACTTAAACGTCGGAACGATCGGGCACGTAGACCACGGGAAAACCACCCTAACTGCAGCAATTACCACAACCCTCGCGAAAGTGCTGGGCGGTAAAAACAAAGCTGTCGCCTACGACCAAATCGACAACGCACCTGAGGAAAAAGCCCGCGGAATAACGATCGCTACTTCTCACCAGGAGTATGAGACTGCAAACCGTCACTACGCTCACGTTGACTGTCCAGGTCACGCTGACTATGTTAAGAATATGATCACCGGTGCTGCGCAAATGGATGCAGCTATCTTGGTTGTTTCTGCAACAGACGGACCAATGCCTCAAACAAAAGAGCATATCTTGCTCGCTCGTCAGGTAGGCGTTCCTTATATAATCGTATACATCAACAAAGCGGATATGCTCGCAGATGATGAGCGTGAAGAGATGATCCAAATGGTTGAGATGGACGTTCGCGACCTTCTGAACAAATACAACTTCCCAGGCGATGATACCCCTATCGTTTACGGTTCGGCTCTCAAAGCCCTCGAAGGCGACGATTCAGAACTCGGAACGAAATCGATCATCAAATTGATGGAAGCTCTGGATACTTACGTTCCGAATCCAAAACGTATCGTAGACAAACCATTCCTGATGCCGGTAGAGGACGTATTCTCTATCACCGGTCGTGGAACTGTTGCTACGGGTCGTGTTGAGCAAGGAACCCTCAAAATCAACGACGAAGTTGAGATCGTAGGAATTCGTCCTACCACCAAAACTGTCGTTACCGGTATTGAGATGTTCCGCAAGCTACTTGATTCTGCAGAAGCAGGCGACAATATCGGCGCTCTTCTCCGTGGAACCAAGAAAGAAGACATCGAAAGAGGACAGGTTCTCGCTAAACCGGGATCGATCACTCCTCACAAGAAGTTTAACGCGGAAGTTTACGTTCTTACGAAAGATGAAGGCGGACGTCACACTCCATTCTTCAATAACTATCGTCCACAGTTCTATTTTAGAACTACCGACATCACCGGCGTCTGTAACCTACCTTCCGGAATGGAAATGGTTATGCCTGGTGACAACGTAACTATGAGTATCGAGTTGATTCACCCGATCGCCATGGACAAAGGTCTCAAATTCGCGATTCGCGAAGGTGGAAAGACCATTGGTTCGGGCGTAGTGGCTGAGATCACCGAGTAA
- the rpsS gene encoding 30S ribosomal protein S19: MMRSSKKGPFIDSHLMSKVIKLNSENQKKPFKTWSRRSTIFPDMIGHTIMVHNGNKFIPVYINDNMVGHKLGEFAPTRTYRGHGNTDKKAGKK, encoded by the coding sequence ATCATGAGATCCTCAAAAAAAGGCCCGTTCATCGACAGCCACCTTATGAGCAAGGTGATCAAGCTGAACTCCGAGAACCAAAAGAAACCTTTCAAAACCTGGTCGCGTAGAAGCACGATTTTTCCGGACATGATTGGACATACGATCATGGTTCATAACGGGAACAAATTTATTCCAGTGTATATCAATGACAATATGGTCGGGCATAAATTGGGAGAATTCGCTCCAACTCGCACCTATCGCGGTCACGGAAATACGGATAAAAAGGCCGGTAAGAAGTAA
- a CDS encoding 50S ribosomal protein L23: MNLHEVILSPIVTEKSQDLETIGEKAGKRTVKYTVEVHPRANKTLVKEAFRKIYNVVPSSVNIQVYRGKVKRFRHLPAPKAHWKKAIVTFRDGASIDFGKEV, from the coding sequence ATGAACCTGCACGAAGTTATTCTTTCACCTATCGTTACCGAAAAGTCTCAAGACCTTGAGACGATCGGAGAGAAAGCCGGCAAGAGAACCGTTAAATATACTGTCGAAGTTCATCCTAGAGCGAACAAAACTCTAGTGAAGGAAGCGTTTCGTAAGATATACAACGTGGTTCCTTCTTCGGTGAATATTCAGGTTTATCGTGGAAAAGTAAAACGTTTCCGCCATTTACCCGCTCCTAAAGCTCATTGGAAGAAAGCGATCGTCACCTTCCGTGACGGAGCAAGCATTGATTTCGGAAAGGAAGTGTAA
- the rpsC gene encoding 30S ribosomal protein S3 codes for MGQKVNPIGLRIGITRGWDSIWFSQQDYRKNLHEDIRIRRFIQNRFREAGVVKVVVERFPEKINVNLHTAKPGVVIGKNGANIEAVKKVIKTMSEKPLNLNIIEVKKPETIAQCIAESIAIQIEERQPFRRVMKQELRRAMRGGVEGIKIMISGRLNGADMARREHYREGRIPLHTLRAKIDLGFREASTTFGQIGVKVWTYTGDFISNKDESEEDKYAVKRRTN; via the coding sequence ATGGGACAGAAAGTTAACCCAATCGGACTTCGTATCGGAATTACCCGCGGATGGGATTCCATCTGGTTCTCTCAGCAAGATTACAGAAAAAATCTTCATGAGGACATTCGTATCCGTCGTTTTATTCAAAATCGTTTTCGGGAAGCCGGAGTCGTGAAAGTGGTCGTTGAACGTTTTCCCGAGAAAATTAACGTAAACTTGCACACTGCTAAGCCGGGCGTTGTGATCGGTAAGAACGGTGCGAATATCGAAGCCGTTAAGAAAGTCATCAAGACTATGAGCGAAAAGCCTCTTAACTTGAATATTATCGAAGTTAAGAAGCCTGAAACTATCGCTCAATGCATTGCCGAATCCATCGCAATTCAAATCGAAGAGCGTCAACCCTTCCGTCGCGTTATGAAGCAAGAACTTCGTCGCGCAATGAGAGGCGGTGTCGAAGGAATCAAAATCATGATTTCCGGACGTTTGAACGGAGCGGATATGGCGCGTCGCGAGCATTATCGCGAAGGTAGAATTCCTTTGCATACGTTACGGGCAAAAATCGATTTAGGTTTCCGTGAGGCTAGTACGACTTTCGGACAAATCGGTGTGAAGGTTTGGACCTACACCGGAGATTTTATCTCTAACAAAGACGAGTCCGAAGAAGACAAATACGCGGTTAAGAGAAGGACCAACTGA
- a CDS encoding VOC family protein: MKHLANWIEIPVINLDRAIEFYSKILGVEFHRMEIGPIKYAIFPSDDSFNCGALVQGESYSPSDNGIIVYLDGGEDLDKILQKVETADGQIVMKKTFLSSEAGYIGFFIDTEGNRVGLQNP; this comes from the coding sequence ATGAAACACCTAGCGAACTGGATTGAGATTCCGGTCATAAACTTGGACAGAGCCATCGAATTCTATTCTAAAATTTTAGGAGTGGAATTTCATCGGATGGAAATAGGTCCGATCAAATATGCGATTTTCCCGAGCGACGATTCTTTTAATTGCGGCGCATTGGTTCAAGGGGAATCATACTCTCCATCCGATAATGGGATCATAGTCTATTTGGATGGAGGGGAAGATTTGGATAAGATTTTGCAAAAAGTCGAAACTGCGGACGGGCAAATCGTAATGAAGAAAACGTTTCTTTCCTCGGAAGCCGGGTATATCGGATTCTTTATCGATACTGAAGGAAATCGGGTCGGCTTGCAAAATCCCTAA
- a CDS encoding spinster family MFS transporter encodes MEINGKQTKNAWRILILLFFANLLNFFDRTIPAIIIEPIRHEWNLTDLQLGVIGSAFTIIYAMAGIPLGRLADTGIRKKIMGWGLAAWSAFTAINGLAWNYTSFVFVRMAVGIGEASYAPAANSLIGDLFPAHKRARAMGIFMLGLPLGLVLAFFTVGATVKAFGTWRAPFFIAAIPGILLAVFLFFIKEPPRGAAEAVSISDKKIDRPIYTVMKNRTMWWIILSGLTFNFAAYSVNTFLVSLLQRYFHISLTNAAVTTGFIVGITGLVGLTVGGWIADKIHQKSERGRLLFGAINLLISGIAIWYALSQTDEFIISFAILFALGWLASYNYYTCVYPAIQDVIEPRLRATAMALYFAAMYLLGGAAGPAVVGWLSDYLARAAMVRAGAIEISEQFKAIGLHDALYLIPIMVFATAAFVFLASRSFPKDAANMKRDMSS; translated from the coding sequence ATGGAAATTAACGGGAAACAAACCAAGAACGCCTGGAGAATTCTGATTCTATTATTCTTTGCGAACCTTTTAAATTTTTTTGATCGAACGATACCTGCAATCATCATAGAACCGATTCGTCATGAATGGAATTTGACCGATCTTCAGCTTGGAGTCATAGGTTCCGCGTTTACGATTATATATGCGATGGCCGGCATTCCCTTGGGACGCCTGGCCGATACGGGAATTCGCAAAAAAATCATGGGTTGGGGATTAGCAGCCTGGAGTGCGTTTACCGCAATTAACGGTCTAGCGTGGAACTATACTTCTTTTGTATTCGTTAGGATGGCGGTGGGAATTGGCGAAGCAAGCTATGCTCCTGCAGCGAATTCATTGATCGGCGATCTGTTTCCGGCTCATAAGCGCGCACGTGCTATGGGCATTTTCATGTTGGGGTTACCTCTCGGCTTAGTCCTTGCTTTTTTTACGGTCGGCGCTACGGTAAAAGCTTTCGGGACTTGGCGGGCGCCGTTTTTTATCGCCGCAATTCCGGGAATTCTATTAGCCGTCTTTTTATTTTTTATTAAGGAGCCGCCGAGAGGCGCAGCCGAAGCGGTATCGATATCCGACAAAAAAATCGACCGCCCCATCTATACGGTCATGAAAAACCGAACCATGTGGTGGATCATACTTTCCGGTCTAACTTTCAACTTCGCGGCATACTCCGTAAATACCTTCTTAGTTTCTTTACTCCAACGATATTTTCATATTTCATTAACTAATGCCGCGGTTACCACCGGCTTCATCGTAGGCATTACGGGGTTAGTCGGCTTAACCGTAGGCGGATGGATCGCGGATAAAATTCATCAAAAATCGGAACGCGGACGTTTGCTTTTTGGCGCAATAAATCTTTTGATATCCGGAATCGCAATTTGGTATGCCTTGAGTCAAACCGATGAATTCATAATTTCTTTTGCGATACTGTTCGCTCTCGGTTGGCTTGCATCATATAATTATTATACTTGCGTGTATCCCGCAATTCAGGATGTCATCGAACCTAGACTCCGAGCTACTGCAATGGCGCTTTATTTTGCGGCGATGTATTTGCTGGGAGGCGCTGCGGGGCCGGCAGTCGTAGGCTGGCTATCCGATTACCTAGCTCGCGCCGCAATGGTTCGCGCAGGAGCGATCGAGATTTCGGAACAATTCAAAGCTATCGGTTTGCACGATGCATTGTATTTAATCCCCATTATGGTATTTGCAACTGCAGCCTTTGTTTTCTTAGCTTCCAGAAGCTTTCCTAAAGACGCGGCAAATATGAAACGGGATATGTCTAGCTGA
- the rplB gene encoding 50S ribosomal protein L2, producing the protein MGIKKFKPVTSASRFKSVLDFKELTETEPYRPLTISLSYKAGRGEGGKIAVRRKGGRVKRKYRIIDFKRRKVGIPATVKTVEYDPYRSAFISLICYTDGEYAYILNAEGMKVGDKISSGDNAEIKLGNALPLGKIPPGTNVHNIELKIGRGGQIARTAGSFATIAGRDGDYMLLKLPSSEVRKVHHNCYATIGICSNKDHNLVSIGKAGRNRWLGKRPKVRGVVMNPVDHPHGGGEGRTSGGRHPVTPWGIPTKGYKTRRKAKPSDKFIVQKRKGNRSR; encoded by the coding sequence ATGGGAATTAAGAAATTCAAACCCGTTACTTCCGCAAGCCGTTTCAAATCCGTTCTTGATTTTAAAGAACTGACTGAAACCGAGCCATACAGACCTCTCACCATCTCGCTCAGCTATAAAGCAGGCAGAGGAGAGGGCGGAAAAATCGCAGTTCGTCGTAAGGGTGGAAGAGTTAAGCGTAAATATCGTATTATCGATTTTAAACGTCGTAAAGTAGGTATTCCGGCTACCGTTAAAACTGTTGAATACGATCCCTATCGTTCCGCATTCATCTCTTTGATTTGCTATACTGATGGCGAATACGCATACATCTTGAATGCTGAAGGTATGAAAGTTGGTGATAAGATTTCCTCCGGCGATAACGCGGAAATCAAACTAGGGAATGCGCTTCCGTTAGGAAAGATTCCACCCGGCACAAACGTTCATAATATAGAATTAAAAATCGGAAGAGGCGGACAAATCGCTCGTACTGCCGGATCGTTCGCTACGATCGCCGGTCGTGACGGAGATTATATGCTTCTGAAGCTTCCTAGTTCCGAAGTTCGCAAGGTTCATCATAACTGTTATGCGACAATCGGAATCTGCAGTAATAAAGATCATAACCTAGTATCGATCGGGAAGGCCGGTCGGAACAGATGGCTGGGAAAACGTCCGAAAGTTCGGGGTGTCGTTATGAACCCCGTCGATCACCCGCACGGTGGTGGAGAGGGACGTACTTCCGGTGGTCGCCATCCGGTTACTCCTTGGGGTATTCCTACTAAGGGGTATAAGACTCGTCGTAAAGCGAAACCTTCCGACAAGTTTATCGTACAGAAGAGAAAGGGAAATAGGAGCAGGTAA
- the rplC gene encoding 50S ribosomal protein L3: MAKGLIGKKIGMSQIFDEQGNIIPVTVLEVGPCAVSQVKSVAKDGYEAIQLAFQDDKEKHLSKAQTGHLAKAGLSAKRVLKEFRDFGDQPAAGAELKAQDVFAVADIVKVTGTSKGKGFQGVIKRYGHHGGPGAHGSRFHRHPGSMGSNTTPGRVFKGRKLPGRTGSDTKTVLNLKVVRIHEAENLVFVSGSVPGPANTIVTIEKI, encoded by the coding sequence ATGGCAAAGGGATTAATCGGTAAAAAGATAGGGATGTCCCAAATCTTCGACGAACAGGGAAACATTATTCCTGTGACCGTCTTAGAGGTAGGTCCCTGCGCAGTTTCCCAAGTGAAGTCCGTCGCGAAAGACGGATACGAAGCAATTCAATTGGCTTTTCAGGACGATAAAGAAAAACACCTGTCCAAAGCCCAAACGGGACATTTGGCCAAGGCCGGATTGTCTGCGAAGAGAGTGTTGAAGGAATTCCGGGATTTCGGCGATCAACCAGCCGCTGGTGCAGAACTGAAAGCGCAAGATGTGTTTGCGGTTGCGGATATCGTTAAGGTAACCGGGACCAGCAAGGGAAAAGGTTTTCAGGGTGTGATTAAACGTTACGGACACCATGGAGGACCAGGCGCCCACGGTTCTCGTTTTCATAGGCATCCAGGTTCTATGGGTTCCAATACAACGCCAGGACGGGTATTCAAGGGGCGTAAGCTGCCGGGCCGTACAGGTTCCGATACCAAAACTGTCCTGAATCTGAAAGTGGTTCGCATTCACGAAGCGGAAAATCTGGTATTTGTCAGCGGTTCCGTTCCGGGCCCAGCGAACACGATCGTAACCATCGAGAAGATATAA
- a CDS encoding elongation factor G-like protein, which produces MDLPLLNPGIFAHIDAGKTTLLERILFETGLIRSPGSIEEGTTESDYLTEEIERGISIQSTVARIPWPNAEEKRLLLQFVDNPGHLDFQPQANASLLAVDFGLVLIDSFEGLKSQTFQNVESLRKAQKPILFFLNKLDRQGADILSSLVDLEVALGQEPVLMFRDDFTLPVLEGGGEENEFLPLLEWDPQLSEDYLKNPANISSLAKSGLVKGFWNGKVFPVLGGSALHGQGITELLLFLELLATGKPSLKPSIPGASGVVFKREIHPDLGKLLYFQAWAPIQAGDKFYSEQEVDRMNTLYRVSAREYEETDQAAVGELLATDSLLFLKPGDILWGHKSEKRSLLSPTRKQFHLLLEPERGEDREELWRALGELAWVDTSLEIDILLETGQFRVSGMGELHLEISLSRLKEFFPKSFQTSGIHIARFALWKNLVKKVAFQHTAFDQKVSSGQVLASLESSHSFSKGVRFKIQLPEEVEKAIESAFAEVTATGQAGEELLGLNLIIEAFDPPKVVSEVDLSSLVKVAVIKGLKDIIPSNTDHIGPLSEMEILLPDSYLGDVLASLAKREAKIQKVISVTEGRSLIQASAAAQNLLGFSGVLRNMAQGRGVLSLDTLFDFDHHSVLH; this is translated from the coding sequence ATGGATCTCCCCCTTCTCAATCCCGGAATCTTCGCACATATTGACGCCGGCAAAACTACTTTGCTAGAACGAATTTTATTCGAAACCGGACTGATACGTAGTCCCGGTAGCATCGAGGAGGGGACCACCGAATCCGACTACTTGACCGAGGAAATAGAACGAGGGATCTCCATTCAGTCCACTGTGGCAAGAATCCCCTGGCCGAACGCAGAGGAGAAACGCCTTCTACTGCAATTTGTAGATAATCCCGGTCATTTGGACTTCCAACCTCAGGCGAATGCCTCTCTTTTGGCAGTGGATTTCGGATTGGTTTTGATAGATTCGTTCGAAGGCTTAAAGTCGCAAACGTTTCAGAATGTCGAATCTCTTCGCAAGGCCCAAAAACCTATTTTATTTTTCTTGAATAAACTCGATCGTCAGGGGGCGGATATTCTTTCTTCCTTAGTGGATCTGGAAGTAGCCCTGGGCCAGGAGCCTGTCTTAATGTTCCGCGACGATTTTACCCTTCCGGTATTAGAAGGCGGAGGAGAAGAGAACGAATTTCTTCCGCTTTTAGAATGGGATCCGCAGCTTTCGGAAGACTATCTTAAGAATCCAGCCAATATTTCTTCGCTAGCAAAGAGCGGGCTTGTAAAGGGGTTTTGGAATGGAAAGGTATTTCCTGTTCTTGGCGGTTCAGCCCTTCATGGACAGGGGATTACGGAGCTTTTACTTTTTTTAGAGCTTTTGGCAACGGGAAAACCTTCGCTGAAGCCTTCGATACCAGGTGCCTCAGGCGTGGTATTCAAGAGAGAGATTCATCCCGATTTGGGAAAGCTTCTCTATTTTCAGGCATGGGCTCCCATTCAAGCAGGAGACAAATTTTATTCCGAGCAAGAAGTCGACCGCATGAACACTCTTTATCGAGTTTCCGCAAGAGAGTACGAAGAAACGGATCAAGCTGCGGTAGGCGAACTTCTAGCCACTGACTCCTTACTTTTTCTAAAGCCCGGGGATATTCTTTGGGGACATAAGTCAGAAAAAAGAAGCTTATTGTCTCCTACTCGAAAGCAATTTCATCTTCTTCTCGAGCCCGAGAGGGGCGAGGATCGCGAAGAGCTTTGGCGAGCGTTAGGCGAATTGGCTTGGGTGGACACAAGCCTAGAGATAGATATTCTGCTTGAAACAGGACAATTTCGCGTATCGGGAATGGGAGAATTGCATCTAGAGATTTCGCTTTCTAGATTAAAGGAGTTCTTTCCAAAAAGTTTTCAGACAAGCGGAATACATATTGCAAGATTTGCACTTTGGAAAAATTTGGTTAAAAAGGTCGCATTTCAGCATACCGCGTTCGATCAGAAAGTCTCGAGCGGTCAGGTGCTCGCGTCCTTGGAAAGCTCTCACAGTTTCTCCAAGGGAGTGCGGTTTAAAATACAGCTACCGGAAGAAGTAGAAAAGGCAATCGAGTCTGCATTTGCAGAGGTGACTGCCACCGGGCAGGCCGGGGAAGAACTCCTCGGTTTGAATTTGATCATCGAAGCTTTTGATCCGCCTAAAGTGGTTTCCGAAGTAGATCTCTCTTCCCTTGTGAAGGTAGCTGTTATCAAGGGCTTAAAGGACATAATTCCGTCTAACACGGATCATATTGGTCCTCTTTCCGAGATGGAGATTCTATTACCGGATTCTTATCTAGGAGATGTCTTAGCAAGTTTAGCTAAGCGAGAGGCAAAGATCCAGAAAGTGATTTCAGTGACGGAAGGCCGCTCCTTGATCCAAGCAAGTGCTGCTGCGCAAAACTTGCTTGGCTTTAGCGGTGTTCTTAGAAATATGGCTCAGGGAAGGGGCGTCCTATCTTTGGACACCCTTTTTGACTTTGATCACCATTCTGTATTGCATTAA
- a CDS encoding helix-turn-helix domain-containing protein, protein MDITFFKPKRELQDSVAKIWVHQNRGKEIVLPSWLIVPDGEIKIIFPFYGNIRCTIAEKGRLHRTSNLIISGMRTEPGYLNFEHGLGTIGIILQPEAAYRFFDLSMFEIANGTLSASDLFGDKVREWEDKLMDLPSVVQKVEYIQDCLIQRLRRKKNRDSLIEYAVKDLRMNAGRKTIQDLSLELGFSRRHLNRRFMESIGVGPKLLANVFRFQSIYKIVKNRKSSKLQDRIFYDRYYDQAHFIKDFRRFTGSSPGRYIEDATDYGKLFPD, encoded by the coding sequence ATGGATATTACTTTTTTCAAACCGAAGAGAGAATTACAGGATTCAGTCGCGAAGATATGGGTTCATCAAAATCGAGGAAAGGAAATCGTTTTACCTAGTTGGTTGATCGTTCCAGACGGGGAAATTAAGATTATTTTTCCCTTTTATGGGAATATTCGCTGTACTATCGCCGAGAAGGGGCGGCTTCATCGGACCTCGAATTTAATCATTTCAGGAATGAGAACCGAACCTGGTTATCTGAATTTCGAGCATGGGCTTGGTACTATCGGCATTATTCTCCAACCCGAGGCAGCTTATCGTTTTTTCGATTTATCCATGTTTGAAATCGCGAACGGTACGTTAAGCGCATCGGACTTATTCGGCGACAAAGTTCGGGAGTGGGAAGATAAGCTCATGGATCTTCCTTCAGTGGTACAGAAGGTGGAATATATTCAAGATTGTTTAATTCAAAGATTAAGGCGAAAGAAAAATCGCGACTCGTTAATCGAATATGCAGTCAAGGACCTGCGAATGAACGCAGGCCGAAAAACCATCCAAGATTTGTCCCTCGAATTAGGTTTTTCGAGACGTCATCTGAACCGAAGATTTATGGAATCGATCGGAGTAGGTCCTAAGCTATTGGCAAACGTTTTTCGATTCCAATCTATTTACAAAATCGTTAAAAACCGGAAATCATCTAAATTGCAGGACCGAATTTTCTACGATCGCTATTATGATCAGGCTCATTTTATTAAAGACTTTCGTAGGTTTACCGGAAGTTCTCCGGGACGTTACATAGAGGACGCGACCGATTATGGAAAACTATTTCCGGATTAG
- the rplV gene encoding 50S ribosomal protein L22: MEAVAIARFIRMSPRKLRLVADEIRGYEVAEALDILKYTNKRAIEPIFKLIKSASANAVVKNESAQPGKMFIKKILVDEGPILKRFRPRARGRAARIRKRTSHVTVVISD, from the coding sequence ATGGAAGCCGTAGCCATAGCAAGATTTATCCGGATGTCTCCTCGTAAACTCCGTCTCGTCGCCGACGAGATTCGGGGATACGAAGTAGCGGAAGCTTTAGATATCCTAAAATATACCAATAAGAGAGCAATCGAGCCTATCTTCAAGCTCATCAAATCGGCGTCTGCAAACGCGGTCGTAAAGAATGAAAGCGCGCAGCCCGGTAAGATGTTCATTAAAAAGATTCTCGTGGATGAAGGCCCGATCCTAAAGCGCTTTCGTCCTCGTGCTCGCGGACGTGCGGCAAGAATCCGCAAGAGAACTAGCCACGTAACAGTGGTAATTTCGGACTAA
- the rpsJ gene encoding 30S ribosomal protein S10 has protein sequence MAGQKIRVKLKAFDHKLIDQSTYEIVATAKRTGATVSGPIPLPTKKEIYTVLRSPHVNKKSREQFEMKTHKRLIDILDTNEDTVEALMKLQLPAGVSVDIKS, from the coding sequence ATGGCTGGCCAAAAGATCAGAGTAAAGCTAAAAGCTTTCGATCATAAGTTGATCGACCAATCAACTTACGAGATTGTTGCGACTGCCAAAAGGACCGGAGCTACTGTCTCCGGTCCGATTCCTCTTCCAACGAAGAAGGAAATATACACAGTCCTCCGTTCTCCGCACGTAAATAAAAAATCAAGAGAGCAGTTTGAGATGAAAACTCACAAACGGCTTATCGACATCCTCGACACGAATGAAGACACGGTTGAAGCTCTTATGAAATTGCAGCTCCCGGCTGGCGTGTCCGTGGATATTAAATCCTAA
- a CDS encoding LIC_13387 family protein → MNPKILLRIAAFLILFHAVGHTFGMQTRKNIQDPPAKALIQTMSEVKVPMMGELTNRSYDDFYYGMGIALSLALFSITILLWILGGVAVSNPQNAKNLLYPILFNLSGLAVIEFVYFFPLPAWTSTLSAVCIAITLIRLGKK, encoded by the coding sequence ATGAATCCTAAGATATTACTACGGATAGCTGCATTCTTAATTCTTTTCCATGCTGTCGGTCATACATTCGGCATGCAGACGAGAAAAAACATTCAGGATCCTCCTGCAAAGGCTTTGATTCAGACAATGTCCGAGGTCAAGGTCCCGATGATGGGAGAATTGACGAATCGTTCTTATGACGATTTTTACTATGGCATGGGGATTGCCTTGTCTCTGGCTCTCTTTTCTATTACGATTTTATTATGGATTTTGGGCGGAGTGGCGGTATCAAATCCGCAGAATGCTAAGAATCTACTTTACCCGATTCTTTTCAATCTATCCGGCCTTGCCGTTATCGAATTCGTTTATTTCTTTCCGTTACCCGCATGGACTTCGACTTTATCCGCGGTTTGCATCGCGATTACCCTGATTCGATTGGGCAAAAAATAA